The following coding sequences lie in one Arabidopsis thaliana chromosome 3, partial sequence genomic window:
- a CDS encoding Phosphoglycerate mutase family protein (Phosphoglycerate mutase family protein; CONTAINS InterPro DOMAIN/s: Histidine phosphatase superfamily, clade-1 (InterPro:IPR013078), PRIB5 (InterPro:IPR012398); BEST Arabidopsis thaliana protein match is: Phosphoglycerate mutase family protein (TAIR:AT3G60440.1); Has 301 Blast hits to 297 proteins in 123 species: Archae - 0; Bacteria - 109; Metazoa - 16; Fungi - 49; Plants - 68; Viruses - 0; Other Eukaryotes - 59 (source: NCBI BLink).), with protein MESPKSNVDDGYQNIFVMRHGDRIDNFEPLWVSTAERPWDPPLVQDGMIRAFRTGQRIRSQIGFPIHRVFVSPFLRCLQTASEVVAALSAVNVDPNAMSSKDVPSIDKSKLKVSIELGLCEMLNSVAIRRELAPKDGKFDFTVSDIETMFPEGMVDHNVDMVYKELPKWEESVEGCRDRYVKVVKALADKYPEENLLLVTHGEGVGTTFSTFYKDTTVYEVDYCAYVEMRRQVSSEDGSVKAGDYEVVLSHGQAGIRFSHDPVSYEPVISHSPV; from the exons atggAGTCTCCCAAATCTAACGTCGACGATGGCTACCAAAACATCTTCGTCATGCGTCACGGTGATCGAATCGACAATTTCGAGCCACTCTGGGTTTCAACCGCCGAGAGACCTTGGGATCCACCTTTGGTTCAAGACGGTATGATTCGAGCGTTTCGAACCGGTCAAAGGATCCGATCTCAGATCGGGTTCCCGATTCACCGTGTCTTCGTCTCCCCTTTCCTCCGATGTCTTCAGACAGCTTCCGAAGTCGTCGCAGCTCTATCAGCCGTCAATGTCGATCCTAACGCCATGTCTTCCAAAGACGTCCCTTCCATTGATAAATCTAAGCTCAAG GTTTCTATTGAATTAGGTTTGTGTGAGATGTTGAACTCAGTGGCTATAAGGCGTGAGCTTGCTCCTAAAGATGGGAAATTTGACTTCACTGTTTCAGATATTGAAACTATGTTTCCTGAGGGAATGGTTGATCATAATGTGGATATGGTTTATAAAGAG TTGCCTAAATGGGAAGAGTCTGTGGAAGGTTGCAGAGATCGATATGTTAAAGTTGTAAAGGCTCTTGCTGATAAGTATCCTGAAGAGAACTTGCTCTTAGTAACCCACG GGGAAGGAGTTGGAACTACATTTTCGACATTCTATAAAGATACAACAGTGTACGAAGTAGACTACTGTGCTTATGTTGAAATGAGAAGACAAGTCTCAAGTGAAGATGGGTCTGTTAAAGCTGGGGACTATGAGGTGGTTTTGAGTCATGGTCAAGCTGGGATCAGGTTTAGTCATGATCCTGTCAGTTATGAACCTGTCATAAGCCATTCACCTGTTTAG
- a CDS encoding Phosphoglycerate mutase family protein: MTFSTKVKKITFLYKQRSISVGKRKRKKKKETMESPKSNVDDGYQNIFVMRHGDRIDNFEPLWVSTAERPWDPPLVQDGMIRAFRTGQRIRSQIGFPIHRVFVSPFLRCLQTASEVVAALSAVNVDPNAMSSKDVPSIDKSKLKVSIELGLCEMLNSVAIRRELAPKDGKFDFTVSDIETMFPEGMVDHNVDMVYKELPKWEESVEGCRDRYVKVVKALADKYPEENLLLVTHGEGVGTTFSTFYKDTTVYEVDYCAYVEMRRQVSSEDGSVKAGDYEVVLSHGQAGIRFSHDPVSYEPVISHSPV; encoded by the exons ATGACATTTTCCACAAAGgttaaaaaaatcacattccTTTATAAACAACGATCCATTAGTGTCGGaaaacgaaagagaaagaagaagaaagaaacaatggAGTCTCCCAAATCTAACGTCGACGATGGCTACCAAAACATCTTCGTCATGCGTCACGGTGATCGAATCGACAATTTCGAGCCACTCTGGGTTTCAACCGCCGAGAGACCTTGGGATCCACCTTTGGTTCAAGACGGTATGATTCGAGCGTTTCGAACCGGTCAAAGGATCCGATCTCAGATCGGGTTCCCGATTCACCGTGTCTTCGTCTCCCCTTTCCTCCGATGTCTTCAGACAGCTTCCGAAGTCGTCGCAGCTCTATCAGCCGTCAATGTCGATCCTAACGCCATGTCTTCCAAAGACGTCCCTTCCATTGATAAATCTAAGCTCAAG GTTTCTATTGAATTAGGTTTGTGTGAGATGTTGAACTCAGTGGCTATAAGGCGTGAGCTTGCTCCTAAAGATGGGAAATTTGACTTCACTGTTTCAGATATTGAAACTATGTTTCCTGAGGGAATGGTTGATCATAATGTGGATATGGTTTATAAAGAG TTGCCTAAATGGGAAGAGTCTGTGGAAGGTTGCAGAGATCGATATGTTAAAGTTGTAAAGGCTCTTGCTGATAAGTATCCTGAAGAGAACTTGCTCTTAGTAACCCACG GGGAAGGAGTTGGAACTACATTTTCGACATTCTATAAAGATACAACAGTGTACGAAGTAGACTACTGTGCTTATGTTGAAATGAGAAGACAAGTCTCAAGTGAAGATGGGTCTGTTAAAGCTGGGGACTATGAGGTGGTTTTGAGTCATGGTCAAGCTGGGATCAGGTTTAGTCATGATCCTGTCAGTTATGAACCTGTCATAAGCCATTCACCTGTTTAG